The Cheilinus undulatus linkage group 2, ASM1832078v1, whole genome shotgun sequence genome has a window encoding:
- the zgc:153184 gene encoding capZ-interacting protein isoform X2, producing MPTSNDEFRRRPPCSLKLHNPKEDNEESDKNNVSSNPFKVKTRNSAIIEKLQANLALSPTSLLPSPKSPDVNLQPATSPPTALPCSPLSPLSPNLRPSHQSSEEEDPVSFSNPPEGTPLPSFNKTRARLSFKRRPPTRQHRRSAGDEAGIFGSPLSPCELDSPSKENANDQDQVFNGPAEEDKCSLIETEEDRDCGKAEKESDPSDGGELGEGHQTTQAQTSEKEEEQPSESKQIGGAVKIEEVQEEMEEESKKQVVGSEL from the exons ATGCCCACCTCAAATGACGAG TTTCGAAGACGACCTCCTTGTTCCCTAAAGTTGCACAATCCAAAAGAAGACAATGAGGAATCAGAT aaaaataatgtttccTCAAATCCCTTCAAAGTAAAGACAAGGAACTCTGCCATCATTGAGAAACTTCAG GCCAACCTCGCTCTGTCACCTACATCTCTGCTGCCTTCACCCAAAAGTCCTGATGTGAACCTCCAGCCGGCAACCTCGCCTCCAACTGCCTTACCATGCAGCCCACTGAGCCCCCTGAGTCCCAACCTGCGGCCGTCACATCAGTCCAGTGAAGAGGAGGATCCTGTCAGCTTTAGCAACCCTCCTGAGGGCACCCCGCTGCCCAGCTTTAACAAG ACTCGTGCACGACTGTCATTCAAAAGACGTCCGCCCACTCGCCAGCACAGGAGGTCAGCTGGAGATGAGGCGGGCATCTTCGGAAGTCCTCTGTCCCCATGTGAACTTGACAGCCCATCAAAGGAAAATGCAAACGACCAAGACCAGGTTTTCAATGGCCCAGCAGAGGAAGACAAATGCAGCCTTATAGAAACCGAAGAGGACAGAGACTGTGGCAAAGCAGAGAAGGAGAGTGACCCCAGTGATGGTGGAGAGCTGGGAGAGGGGCACCAAACAACACAAGCTCAGACCTCAGAGAAGGAAGAAGAGCAGCCGTCAGAGTCTAAGCAAATAGGAGGTGCTGTGAAGATAGAGGAAGtgcaggaggagatggaggaggaatCCAAGAAGCAAGTGGTGGGCTCTGAGCTGTGA
- the LOC121518851 gene encoding TPA-induced transmembrane protein homolog: protein MDVEMQNTRTNGDPGAATVTEERVTASNGDRVACMDPEATETDELLSIKVDGCNGEAIPPDHAAEPQRSLGNTSGEGHNGEILNSDDAAETQRTHGMASLEVRRIKRELNEIVCWKVKLWMAIIFVFVLIIATIIISLLICSAIHEDVDEKFDPILFKFPVYFNGSFQLPNMAFKEELFTLSLNESQTLATDLQEKLADLYRSSPALGRYFSGAEIYAFRNGSVIADYQLKFLMPEEHQDQLRGFILSREMVYNVFRQFLYDQESDESGQMYIDPLSLIMFVRQ from the exons ATGGACGTGGAAATGCAAAATACTCGGACAAATGGGGACCCGGGAGCTGCAACTGTGACAGAAGAACGG GTGACAGCAAGTAATGGAGACCGTGTGGCCTGCATGGACCCAGaagccacagaaacagatgAGTTGCTTTCCATAAAG GTTGATGGTTGTAATGGAGAGGCGATACCCCCCGACCACGCAGCAGAGCCTCAAAGGAGCCTGGGAAATACGTCAGGAGAG GGTCATAATGGGGAGATTCTAAATTCTGATGATGCAGCAGAAACTCAAAGGACACATGGGATGGCTTCTTTGGAG GTTAGAAGAATAAAGAGGGAGCTGAATGAGATCGTCTGTTGGAAAGTTAAACTATGGATGGCCATCATCTTCGTCTTTGTCCTCATCATTGCTACCATTATAATTTCGCTGCTGATCTGCTCAG CAATCCATGAGGACGTGGATGAAAAGTTCGACCCAATATTGTTTAAGTTTCCTGTTTATTTTAACGGGAGCTTCCAGCTGCCCAACATGGCCTTCAAGGAGGAACTCTTCACCCTGTCCTTAAACGAGAGTCAAACACTCGCCACTGACCTTCAAGAAAAG CTTGCTGACCTCTACCGATCCTCGCCTGCTCTGGGACGCTACTTCTCAGGAGCTGAGATATATGCTTTCAG GAACGGATCAGTCATAGCTGACTACCAGCTGAAATTTCTCATGCCTGAAGAACACCAAGATCAGCTGAGGGGCTTTATCCTGAGCAGGGAAATGGTTTACAACGTGTTCAGGCAGTTTCTGTATGACCAGGAGTCTGATGAGTCAGGGCAGATGTATATCGACCCCTTGTCTCTCATCATGTTTGTGAGACAGTAG
- the zgc:153184 gene encoding capZ-interacting protein isoform X1 yields MEKDSPSKPSVAELAGRFKGHILPMPTSNDEFRRRPPCSLKLHNPKEDNEESDKNNVSSNPFKVKTRNSAIIEKLQANLALSPTSLLPSPKSPDVNLQPATSPPTALPCSPLSPLSPNLRPSHQSSEEEDPVSFSNPPEGTPLPSFNKTRARLSFKRRPPTRQHRRSAGDEAGIFGSPLSPCELDSPSKENANDQDQVFNGPAEEDKCSLIETEEDRDCGKAEKESDPSDGGELGEGHQTTQAQTSEKEEEQPSESKQIGGAVKIEEVQEEMEEESKKQVVGSEL; encoded by the exons aaggATTCTCCATCCAAACCATCTGTGGCTGAGCTGGCTGGAAGATTCAAAGGTCATATTTTACCAATGCCCACCTCAAATGACGAG TTTCGAAGACGACCTCCTTGTTCCCTAAAGTTGCACAATCCAAAAGAAGACAATGAGGAATCAGAT aaaaataatgtttccTCAAATCCCTTCAAAGTAAAGACAAGGAACTCTGCCATCATTGAGAAACTTCAG GCCAACCTCGCTCTGTCACCTACATCTCTGCTGCCTTCACCCAAAAGTCCTGATGTGAACCTCCAGCCGGCAACCTCGCCTCCAACTGCCTTACCATGCAGCCCACTGAGCCCCCTGAGTCCCAACCTGCGGCCGTCACATCAGTCCAGTGAAGAGGAGGATCCTGTCAGCTTTAGCAACCCTCCTGAGGGCACCCCGCTGCCCAGCTTTAACAAG ACTCGTGCACGACTGTCATTCAAAAGACGTCCGCCCACTCGCCAGCACAGGAGGTCAGCTGGAGATGAGGCGGGCATCTTCGGAAGTCCTCTGTCCCCATGTGAACTTGACAGCCCATCAAAGGAAAATGCAAACGACCAAGACCAGGTTTTCAATGGCCCAGCAGAGGAAGACAAATGCAGCCTTATAGAAACCGAAGAGGACAGAGACTGTGGCAAAGCAGAGAAGGAGAGTGACCCCAGTGATGGTGGAGAGCTGGGAGAGGGGCACCAAACAACACAAGCTCAGACCTCAGAGAAGGAAGAAGAGCAGCCGTCAGAGTCTAAGCAAATAGGAGGTGCTGTGAAGATAGAGGAAGtgcaggaggagatggaggaggaatCCAAGAAGCAAGTGGTGGGCTCTGAGCTGTGA